Genomic DNA from Burkholderia plantarii:
AGCGCGCGGCGCTTCGCGGCGGTCATCAGCCAGGCGCCGGGATTGTCGGGCACGCCGTCGGCCGGCCAGTGTTCGAGCGCGGCGACGAGCGCGTCCTGCGCTACCTCCTCGGCCGCGCCCACGTCGCGCAGCATGCGCGTCAGATACGCGACCAGCTTCGCGGCCTCGATGCGCCACACGGCCTCGATCGCCGCGGCCACCGGCGGCAGGCTCACCCGGCCGTTCCGGCCGGCGGCCCGAGCACGCCGCCGGGCTCGAAGTCCTCGGCCTCGTAGAGCCGCCGCACCTCGATCGTGCCATCCGCCAGCGCGCCGAACGGCGCCGGGAAGCGTCGGGTCCATTCGAGCGCCTCCTCGCGCGAGCGCACCTCGATCAGCGTGTAGCCGGCGATCAGTTCCTTCGTTTCGGCGAACGGCCCGTCGATCACGCGGCGCCGGCCGCCCGCATGCTCGACGCGCCAGCCGTCCGAGGTGGGCCGCAGCCCGGCCGCGTCGAGCAGCACGCCGGCCTGCGCCAGTTCCTCGTGATAGGCGCCCATCGCCGCCAGCAGTTCGTCGTCGGGCCGCCCGCCCGCCTCGCTCGCGAGCGTCGCCCGCACCTGGATCATGAATCGCATCGCACCGTCTCCCGTTGGGCCGAATCGTGCCGCGCCGTGTGGCGGGCTCCTGTCACGACGACGCGCGAGGCCGCGCGATTTCGACAACGCGGACGCGCACCGAGGGAAAACCCCGAGCCCGCACCGGGCGGCGCGCCCCGCCGTCAGGCGCTCACAGAAAACACGGGCCGATCTCGCGCACCTCGACCGTGCACCACTCGGCGGCCGGACAGGTCTTCGCGATCGCCACCGCCTCGCCCTCGGTGGCGACGTCGAGCAGGAAGAAGCCGCCGATCATCTCCTTGGCCTCGGCGAACGGCCCGTCCATGACGCGCGCCTCGCCGTTGCGGATTTGCACGCGCGTGGCCTGGGCGTCGGACACCAGCGATTCGGCCGCGCGCAGCACGCCGCGCGACTGCAGTTCGCCGCTGAAACGCAGCATCCGCTCGTACAGCGCGCGGCCCTCGTCCTGCGTGCGCTGCGCGCGCTGGCCAGCGGGTTCGGCAATCAGAAGCATAAAAGCCATGGTGTTCTCCGGGATCGGACGACGATGACGTGGAGCGCGGCCC
This window encodes:
- a CDS encoding YciI family protein; translated protein: MRFMIQVRATLASEAGGRPDDELLAAMGAYHEELAQAGVLLDAAGLRPTSDGWRVEHAGGRRRVIDGPFAETKELIAGYTLIEVRSREEALEWTRRFPAPFGALADGTIEVRRLYEAEDFEPGGVLGPPAGTAG
- a CDS encoding YciI family protein codes for the protein MAFMLLIAEPAGQRAQRTQDEGRALYERMLRFSGELQSRGVLRAAESLVSDAQATRVQIRNGEARVMDGPFAEAKEMIGGFFLLDVATEGEAVAIAKTCPAAEWCTVEVREIGPCFL